acatgataggtaagaaggtcaccaactctcaggtgccttctcctataaatatggagaccctgagagttataaatggttggattctatattgtaagaaataccctgtaaaagaatacccagtatatagcaataatattgactagtagAGTAGAAGGATTtcaacctttgaaccacttaaaaaaacgtattttgtgtcaccatctcatttccaagatcattcatctatttcggtttaacataaacactaatccatttatcttcttttcttaattacctgttggcgaagaatcgcgtcaacaccGTTATTACAGTACACTACCATATTTGATAAGGTATTGTAGCTTAAGAGCAAAATGGTGGAATAAATAAAGttgatttgaatttgattttataTCTTTTTAGCACTGAATTTGATGTTTTGCATTCGGTTGGAGATCCCTTAGTTCATAATTATTCATTATAATTAACTGATAATAAAAATTCAATGGTGTCTTTTTTTTATCGTTATTAGTATTTTATAATTAGTCATTAGCTTGGATGTGGTTGTGAATAGTATTTGGACAATGtgtaaatttatatataataataaaaaaaatcttgaAATGGAGAAGAGAAGATAAGTCATACGTGGGACTCACATGAGATCTCAGTTTTCTTCAGCCTCGGCTTTTAGCTCTTTGTTTTATTTTCTGTTCTTTTCCTCTGCTGCACTTTTCGTAAACCCTAAGCCATTTTTTATTgccaaaaataatatatatttaaaaaaaaaaaaatacgttGGAGTTTCAACTTTCACAGAACCAGTCTCAGGAGACCCAGTGACAGATTCCTTTTACCAGCTTACATAAAAGTCAACCTCTCCAATTTACTCAACCATTAATTCCTTCTTTTCTTCGTCATTCTAATttcataaaaaaacaaaaacaaagttaGACTATCTTATTAAGACATCTAACAGTTTTGTAAGTTAAAATATTCAGTTTCTATTATGTCTCTgttcaattaaatattataattactGTTTAAAGCTATGTATTTAAACAaattctagaaaaaaaaataattttctttatttatttttgaacaattaaaGGAAGAAAGTCTCTTTCAATTAGTTATAACTTACAAAGAAATGAATGACATATTTTGCTTCAAACTAGTAATTGTTTAGAACTTACAAAAGTTTTTTCTTAAAGCTCTTATATTTTGGAGGCATACACTACAATGCACTCATATGAGTCATTTTTTGTTTGACTCCCAGGTTTTATAAATATGATGAGTATAAAGATTTTGTTTAAAACAGcaaagtttttttcttttttaataataattaaacgCAATACAAAATTAAAGTCAAGTACGTTCTTTTTCATTGAAAAGTCAATCCCTTTAATAAGGATTTTGCATTTTTGCTTAAAAGAAGGGAAAGGCTTTAAAGTGTTTTTTGAGGATTATGTTGACAATAAAGTAAACGGCTTTTACTTTTGGTTAAAAAAAGGCTTTACCTTTGGATTTGTACAGGACATGTCATATATGATACACTATCACTTGGAGGTAGAAAATTTATGGAATGAGAAGAAAGTTGACAAAACGGTTGTgtcaaaaattaaagaaaaaaataaaataaaaaagcacACAGAATTTAGAAAAGCCCAAACAAGTCAAACCCTATCAAAAGCATCTGACCACTTCTGGTTTATAGCTAACGTACGTTCTATGTGCCAAGAGACACATATAAATGACAAACTCAGTATAAGAATCCCAAGCTGTGACGCATATTTCCACACTAAAAAAAAGCCTAAAATTCGAGTGTTTCTCTGTACTGTATTTATCTAACATTACTTAAAAAGATGCATTTTTCACCTTTTTAATTTTCCAAAACAGTGTAATTAAAGATTAAGAGCTAGAGAGAGACTCTTCTTAGTGAGCAATTATTGGTggttttataaatattttatcgTGGATTTTAATTGATTGGATATATTTTGCATTAATAGATGTAAGGATTacttatttaatttataaattaataCATGTAGCAGCATTAAATTATAgtatatacttttttttattgGTAATGTTTAGATAAGTCATCATCTCTTAAGTCCTTATCTTACTCTTACTGTGTGGACCAGCAATCTTCGCTTAATAACGTGCTCCTTTCACTTTATATCCCACGCGCATCGAAAACGCCGTGGACAACACTCTCTCTCACATTGTCGCCAAGACAACTCACCGTACCGTTAAATTCAAAAAATGACCGGTTGGGCAAATAATCAACACGTGTCCCCTAACTCAATATGATTGGATCTTCAGCATCTACCAACTTTGACAGTCACCGTCACCCTACCCTTTCCGTGACTAAAAAAAAACAGTTATTTcgaaattaatttttaatttatatatttttttgtcccGAAATTCAGTTTGCCCGTGCCTCTCtaatttgtaataatataagCTTTGAATGAAAAGCATAGTCTCTCAGTTATCTGTATTCACACTCCGAAGCCCCTTAGCTATGATTCCCTAATTGCCCTTAACTTTCGTCTTAATTTACTTAAAATGCCATCGCATCCCGATCCCTCTCTTCTACCGGCGGTGATAACTCCGCCGGCCGTTTCCACTCCccaccaccacaaccactaccaccgaGTCCTTGTGCCTGTTCTCGCAGGGACACTGACTGTGGCCGTTATCGGAATTTTTTTCCTCATTGTTTATATCTACCGGAAGCTCTCGTACAACCGGACTGCTCCTTTTGACCAGAACAATCAAACCAGCGGCGTTTCGAACCAGCACCAGAGGTTCTCCTATTCCCTTCTCCGGCGAGCCACTGGGTCGTTCTCGGCTTCAAACCTTCTGGGTCACGGCGGGTTCGGGTTGGTTTACAAGGCTACGCTTCCGTCAGGTCAGTCCTTGGCAGTGAAGCTCATGGACTCTCACGGCTCAATCCAAGGAGAGAGAGAGTTCCACAACGAACTGTCTTTGTCCTTGAACCTCTGCTCTCCTCATGTGATTTCTCTTCTGGGTTACTCCATGGACAGCCGTAGAAGAAAGCTCTTGTTGGTTTACGAGCTCATGCCTAACAGAAGCCTCCAGGAGGCGTTGTTTGATCGAAAGTGTGCGGAACTAATGAACTGGAAGAAAAGGTTCAGCATTATCCTTGACATTGCTCGAGGCCTCGATTACCTCCACCATTCCTGTAGTCCGCCTGTGATTCATGGGGACATTAAGCCCAGTAATGTTTTGCTTGATTCTGAGTTCAATGCTAAGATCGGGGATTTCGGTCTTGCAAGGTTGAAGACAGAGGATCAGGATCAGGGGAATCTTGTAgtggaagaggaagaggaggggGAGGAAAACGTCAcggagaagaaggagaagaggagaaATGAAGGAGTAGTTGTGGAGGTTGGGGAAGATAATGGGTCGATCTTAGAAGAGACAGAGAGTGTCAGCGTGAGTGTGCTAACTGGTGGGTTTGATCAAGAGGGTTTAAGTGTTATTGATCGGTCGCCGGAGAGTTGCATCGTTAGGATCTTAGAACCCGAGGCTTCGCCGGAGACTACGGTGGCGGAGTCGCCAGCAACGGTAGATAAAATTGGGTCCGTGTCGGAAGGCGGTTTCGACAGGTTGAGCATGGAGAGTGGGAGAGATTTGGTTGGGAACGGGAGGAGGAAAGGTGGTTCAGGGAGGGATTGGTGGTGGAAACAAGACAACAATGGGGCAGGGTCAGAGTCAGGGAGAGTGAAGGATTACGTTATGGAATGGATTGGGAATGAGATCAAAAAAGAGAAACCTAAAGCGGAATGGGCCGTCGCGTCTCCGAGCTCGGCAGAGAATCTGGAGTCGTCGCAAGCAGAGTCCGaactaaagaagaagaagaaacggAAGAAAAGATTGGAATGGTGGTCATCTCTGGACGAAGAGAGAATAGCTCAGAAGAAAGAGAAGAATCGAAAACCAAGGGAATGGTGGAAGGAGGAGTTTTGCGAAGAGCTCactaagaagaaaaagaagaagaagaagaacagtATAGGAGGTGGAGAATCATGGTGGCAAAAAGACGAAGATGAGCTtcaagagagaaagaagagaaagagcAAGAGTAGCAGAGGGAGTATCGATTGGTGGTTAGATGGTATAAGCGGCGACCTGAGAAGTGGCCGGAGAAATAGCCAAGATTGGGCGAGTTCCGATATCCCAAAGAGTGGCGGCATTAGTAGTACTCCTTCGATGAGAGGAACCGTTTGTTATGTTGCCCCCGAGTACGGCGGAGGAGGGCAGCTATCAGAAAGGTGTGATGTTTATAGTTATGGGGTTTTGATTTTAGTATTGGTTTCGGGGAGGAGACCGCTACAAGTGACAGCGTCGCCGATGTCGGAGTTCGAAAGGGCTAATTTGACCTCATGGGCAAGGCAGCTTGCACGAAATGACAGGCTTTTGGATCTTGTTGACCCGTCCCTGCATTCATTGGATAAGGTAGAGGCATTGCTCTGCCTTACAATTGCCTTGCTTTGCCTCCAGAGGACGCCAAGCAAAAGACCCTCCATGAAAGAGATTGTAGGGATGCTGTCCGGTGAGGCGGAGCCACCTCATTTGCCCTTCGAGTTTTCGCCATCCCCGCCTTCCAATTTTCCGTTTAAGTCCCGGAAGAAGGCACGGTGAGTTTATATAATCTGATgctcttttttctttgtttttgggTTTTACCATTTTGATTAACTGTAGAGAATGTACTGTTAGTAGGTGATTATCTAATTATCATGCTTATgtagaaaggaaaagaaaaaagaaaaaagaaacgaaaAACATCATGATTTTTAAGGCCAAAAGTGTTGCATAGTTTTTCATGTACAAATCACTATACTTTGTTTCTTTGTTAAGAGATTTGCTGTCTGACCTGCAAAAAATCTATTTCAGTTTCCATATTTGTTTTGAGAATCATTTAGGCACACAATGCTGTAGTCCCTTTGCTCAGTTGTAAAATTGAAGAATCCAAGGATAAATGTCAAAAGTGAGATGTGAAGATTAGTCTTTTCTCTTTTGCTTTCAATATGGTGAGGTTAATCAACAAAACTTCCCTTTGGTGCTCTCTCTCTCTGGTACTCAAATGAACAAACTTTCTTTTGATGACTTTAGGACTGATAGGGCCAGAGGAAGATGAGTTTACTTTTCTGTTATCTGCTACCTTTACAAAGTAGGAAGATTTTTGGTGCCAAATTAGCATCAAATTCAGTGAAAAAAGGAACCAAATGTTGGTTCTTGGTCCCACGACCCATTCCTCTCTTTCACAAAGTGATTAGTTAGTACTTTGTTAAAAGaaagaaagcaaaaaaaaaagtgaCTTGTTAGTAAAGTAGGTGTAATGGAGCACATTAGGCCAATGGGAAAGCTTTGTAATTTGGTAAGATTGAAATGGATGAGAGTTTAGAGGAGAGTTAAGATTTTTTggtctaaaaaataaaaaattcttttTTTCTCCTCTCCCATTTATAACATCAAAATAAAATCTTTAGTGCTGTTCTAACTTTTCATGAAACGAAATTGAGTGAGTTGAATGAGGACAGATGCCAATTCATCTTATCACACCTGTAATCTTaagaatagttttttttttttagtttaccTGATATATTTGCTAATGCGGGCAATCTATATAAACACGCTACTCAGTTATCGTTCTCCACTGATAAacctttttatttttataaatacttGTCACTATTGAACTCAAGATAATTCCATAGGCTGATGGCATCTCTTTATAAAggaatataatttaaaatttggtGAAATATAGAACATATTCTCCATTTTTTTCGCCacattttccaaatattttgTAGGAAAAGTCAACTAGTCTTCCAATTGGGGAGAAATTCATATGAGCAAAGAAAAAGGGTGTACTACTGCTGTACAACAAATAGGCGTATTTGCTCTTCAAATATGGATATTTGGTTTGTTTACTGTCAACCGTTTATGTTGAAAAACAACTGTAGCAAAATAAGTGATGTATTAATACGTATTTGCATCTTTCTCTGTGATGTGTCATGATTTATTTTGTGGCTTCACTTATATTCATTCATTGTATTAAATTATGATTGAATTGCATACGATCAGATTCAGATAGATGACATTTATGGTTGTTTTCATTGGTTTTTGTGACTTAAGATTTTGACATTTATGGAAAGGTGTATGTGGTGGTTAAACATGTTATTGAAGTATAAGGTAGAGTGTAGATTACATCGTTTGTTATTGATGGTTAATAGTGGCTGTTAGAAAGTCTATTGGGATCTAACCACTGGCCTTGACCCCAAATCCCAATACTAGGCTAacactatttttctttctttgtgCATTTGTAATTGTCCCATTATGTTTCGATAGAAGTTATTGGACACTTGCTAAGTTAACCCATGTACTTGTATTGTTTTGTATATAGATAGATGCCTTTCATTGATTGATTGTTAGGTCAGAAGTCCACTAGGGTAGTTCAATTGGGTAAGAACTTCCTATGCTCAAAGaagtgttgaaaaaaaaaatctcaataatATGGCATAAGTGGTGGATGACCTTTCAGGCCAGCTAGTCTTCCGTCCTCCCTTCTCTTGGATGGTAAAAGTGATCTATCATCAAGCTCATATGAAATTATGAATGGGTTCTGAAAACCAAAACCTGAAAAGCTGACACAAAGGCTGTTCCACTTGACTTTGTTGGACTTGGATTCCCACCATAATGAATATCCTCATTGGGTTCGTTATATTTAGTCGTATAGATGTTAGACACACGTGCCTTAACTGGCTTTTCTAGCCAGCTAATACTCTACAATGATGTGAGAAACTGAAGGCTTAAGAGGTGACATTCATTAAGCACTGAGAACTAAAAAGCACAAAAAAATCAGACATGAAAACATATTAATTTCAATTGAATTGTCTGTTAGGTGGTTTGAATAGGAGTGAGTCAAACCATGAATCCAGGTCTCAATTCGTTCAAATGCATAGGGGCATTGGCTTCGTACGATGATCAACAACCAAAAACTTacaaaagaaaaacaacaatcgaGCACAAATCGGTATTATTACACCGAGGACATTTCGTAGCCAATATgtcctaaaataataataataaaaataaaaatttatgttCAAAAGGTGTGGTGTCTTTCTTATTATCTTGTTTTACTTTAAGGGTTTTTAGCATAAGTGTCCCTTGAGTTTTACTTTGTTTAGTAATTCAGTCCCTAAAAAAAGTTTGGTAAAGAAATCCTTGAGTTCTGTAAACAGTgacaatttagtttattttttgagatttttacataaaatactaattttcattaaaaaattaggtttttaagctcaattttttttctttcaattttacggttttcaagaaatttttacGGTTTTGTCTTCTTTTTTTgggttgtttttatgttttttttttcacgttgtttttagatttttttaggTTGATGTTTAGTTAGTCTACTGAGTTGTTTTCAAGTTATTGTTTAGTTATATTTCTTAAAAATCGTATTTTcataattatgaaattttgaaaatcTTCTTTTTGAAAACTTAAGAgtgtattttttaagaaaaaaaataagaacagtaaaaaagtaaaaaaaaaaatgtatttgagaaaaaatcattttttccaaactttttgGTTTTTGAatgaacttttaaaaaaaaaaaatctatcaaaattatttataaaaaaaaattagaattttattaaaaattaactaAAATGACTTAATTgctattgtttttaaaatttaaaaacttaattGCCAAAAAAATATTTTCAGGGACTAAATTGACAGACAATGAAAAACTAGGATCATTTATGTTAGAAACCCTTATTTTAATGCATTACCTGCTACTAGTCCTGTGATAAATTTTCTTTTGGGTTTTCAGCGTATTTACCTTTAAAATACAAAAGTAGTAAAATTTACAATTCACTCCATACATAATAATGTGGGTTAgtatttttccttttcttttttgatGATTTTGAATAATAAAGTTAATTGCCGTTAATAACCATGTTAGTACTGTGTCAGTTACTATAGGTAATTTAGTGAGTTACAAATAATAACTTGGgacatatttttcacaaatacCAAGTTTTGTATTGTGTGTGAATTGACTACATTTTGAAAAATACCAAAACAAGTTTGTAGATTTTAAAGAGCaatgtatatatttttgtttttcgtTAAAGAAATCCGAATTACATATATAGTTCTCTTTTCTCTTTTATTGTAGAATCCCGAAGTCAACAATTGGGGCTCTTATCAAGATGGCCGAATTTTGAACCTTGCTAAAGAAACGTAGCTTTAGAAATTTGGGCTACGCACTatatctgggtttttttttttaaaggggaGATATTCATTCAGCAACAAACGATTACAACGAAATAAGCAAGTCCGTCTGAAAGACTGAACGAGCAATAGAGGGCAATGCTTCATTTTACATGAAACTTTGTTATCCAAAGCAATCTTAACTAAATAGTGAGCAAAAATGTTAGCATCTGTAcgctcaaaacagaaatcaaacaaACCAGAGTTACTACTTAAAGACAAATATCACTACTGCCCCTATCTTTCTTCTTCAGCAGCTGGGGCTTTGGGCATGTGTTAATTTTCAAATCGAGTTTTAAACAATTTCTTTTTTGCTGAAATTTTAAACGTTGATAATTGCATTAAACAATAAGGGGACCACTGACGGTCGTTACAAAGAACATTTGGAGGAATAAAGTCAACATCAAATGCTCCAAATGACTTAGTCATCACGGCCCATTTAGCACAGTTATGAGCCATAAAATTAAGACGTTTAGACACAAAATTAAAACAACAACAATCAACTTTCCCATAAAAGGGCTTCAAAGACAGGGATTAAACTACTTAGTTCCCAAGACCTTGAGGTACCATTGAGCACATTAATGACGCTGAGGGCATCTCCTTCAAGGATGATATAATCCGCTCCTTTAGTAATTGAAGACTTAAGGGCAAGCATAGTGTAACAAGCCgaccttgagggcatgttacaagctaggttggGGCTTGGCCAGAGGCGCATGCGAGGGTGcaagctggtgagcatgctgatgcatAATTTGTACGACAATGTTatttttcgtaaatatcttcaatatttccTAAAAATGGACGAGACCTGGTAGTTCCCATAATGAAAAATTATTTGGATTGTGACGGGAGTTattcggatagtatcgaatgagGCATGACGAGAGGTGTTGGCACTTCAGCTTGGTGGttgctcttggccacacatgttACCTTagcttgcgaatgtctgggtgagcatcagtGTTGTGATTTGCCTTGGCATAGTGAGAACATAAGGAAAATGTGAGTATCTTGCCTAGAAGGCCTTGATGCATGGATGCACTAACaaatgcttgagagcatgactcggTAAGAATTGTTCGAGAAaaggaagtgtgcagaggcacacactcgcgcgaaaaatgtgcccattgttactCGAATGGTTAGAatgctgaccttggctcagaggagtcaaggtggcGCGCGGGCATTTTCGCTGTCAAAATGTTAGTCTGTGACACTTGGTATTAGAGATAGGTTCATCTCAAGTTGGGGTAAACCTGGTTAGTCCATCCTAAAGGGGATGTAGGCGTGCAGAAGAATTAGAAAGGTCCAAACGTTCGAGCGGATGTCGATAAGCCatttagtcacctagaaaggatcagtaggctgatacgggatgagacttggttgctcttcttcATGGAAATACTAGACATCCTAGAGAGGAGACAAGTTCTGATTGTTGCGAACCAAAAGTTCAgtgatgctagaaagacaacaaccaTGTGTAATTGTGGAGGGACGCTACAGAGGAGTTGGAACTCGTTGATGCTAGATAaggtttgatcgagaggtcaCGCCTATATGCTTGGTGCACTATCTCGGGTTTTCTTCAGTGACATTGTCAGCCGCAAGAAGCACTTTTGATGAAAAGGAAACTCGGGGGCAAGAATGTGGAAGTATGACAGTGGCCGTCAAATACTTATTAGTCATGACAATGGTCGAGAGTGGACAACTTTGATGAATCAAATAGagatggatatagaatgcttcagttgctacttATGTACCAAAGGGTGTCACAGGGAGACCAAGGTGGCAGTGGGCGCAGTTATCAGAGGACAATCATACTTGGAGGTGTTTGCATGTTATCTTGTTTTAATTAAGAAGGGAGGCGCCGAGACAATTGAGTTGGACGTGTTGGCTTACAGAGACGTTAGATGGTGTGAGCAACACTAAAGCATTGAAGGAGATGCTGAGTTGTAGAATGttaacatcaaaggccagcatgACCAAAGAGACCGCGTGCAGAGGTCAGAGTGGTATTGGAGTTTGCATGTGGCCAGAGGACTACGTAGAGAGGAACTTAGTGCTTCTGGAAGCCCGGAAGGGCGAGATGCTAGTATGATGGATCAAATGGGTGGTTATGTGGACAATGCGCGCATATGGGAATAGACAGTGGTGCTACATGAAGTAGTTGACTTGAGAGTCACATCCTGCCGGGTGCACTTCTAGATTTGTTGTGTGCATGAGGAGTTGGGGTGGTCAGACGTTCTTGCGTGTGGGCAAGTTGTAGAGGACGCCGACAATTGAAGTGGGGAGAGACCTTCATGGATCAAACATCCAAATAACCAGCCAATGTTCCATTACAaaagcatcgagatgagttatcGTTGAGATCAACTGTTGTTCCAAATGTAAAGTCAAGACTCAGAGCCATGGACAGAGCCAagttacctagggtgaaagtcaGCAATCAGAGACTAAGGTAACATTAGTGCAACGTTGGCCTAGAGTGAAAGTCAGTCAGAATCAGGTACTAAGGCAACCTAGAGATGTCGTGGGGCAGAAAGTCAGAATGACCAAGGCATTAGATCAAAACCATCATCAACATAATGATTAGGAGAACGGGTAGCTCGCGAGTTGTGCCTTAAGGAAAGGTACGCCTCTAAGGAAGTTATTTgcaagttgaagtgggggagcccactaattcatgTGTTTGAATAGTTAGGGAACTTGTTCGGTTTGGTGTGTGAATCTAGGAGGAAACACAACAACGGATGGGTTCTATAGTGCGAAGGCATGCATGACTGATGTGATTAGGTCGGGTGGCAAAGTGAAGTCGCAGATAGACAATATGCATGGGCGTAGGCTGAGACCAAGATTGAGCAGGTTTTGCAGCATGTTATGGGACACGTTTCATGTTTTATGGGGACACTTGTATGGGAACACAAGTCGAATAATTCAGAGAACACTTGCCGATGAGAGCGGATTGGGGATGACTTCAAACCTCAAG
This genomic interval from Humulus lupulus chromosome 8, drHumLupu1.1, whole genome shotgun sequence contains the following:
- the LOC133796609 gene encoding receptor-like serine/threonine-protein kinase At2g45590 produces the protein MPSHPDPSLLPAVITPPAVSTPHHHNHYHRVLVPVLAGTLTVAVIGIFFLIVYIYRKLSYNRTAPFDQNNQTSGVSNQHQRFSYSLLRRATGSFSASNLLGHGGFGLVYKATLPSGQSLAVKLMDSHGSIQGEREFHNELSLSLNLCSPHVISLLGYSMDSRRRKLLLVYELMPNRSLQEALFDRKCAELMNWKKRFSIILDIARGLDYLHHSCSPPVIHGDIKPSNVLLDSEFNAKIGDFGLARLKTEDQDQGNLVVEEEEEGEENVTEKKEKRRNEGVVVEVGEDNGSILEETESVSVSVLTGGFDQEGLSVIDRSPESCIVRILEPEASPETTVAESPATVDKIGSVSEGGFDRLSMESGRDLVGNGRRKGGSGRDWWWKQDNNGAGSESGRVKDYVMEWIGNEIKKEKPKAEWAVASPSSAENLESSQAESELKKKKKRKKRLEWWSSLDEERIAQKKEKNRKPREWWKEEFCEELTKKKKKKKKNSIGGGESWWQKDEDELQERKKRKSKSSRGSIDWWLDGISGDLRSGRRNSQDWASSDIPKSGGISSTPSMRGTVCYVAPEYGGGGQLSERCDVYSYGVLILVLVSGRRPLQVTASPMSEFERANLTSWARQLARNDRLLDLVDPSLHSLDKVEALLCLTIALLCLQRTPSKRPSMKEIVGMLSGEAEPPHLPFEFSPSPPSNFPFKSRKKAR